A window of the Polaribacter sp. HaHaR_3_91 genome harbors these coding sequences:
- a CDS encoding LptF/LptG family permease, which translates to MKIIDWYILKRFLVTFLFTLLILIPIAIAIDISEKIDNFLEHADLGLYQIIDEYYKNFIIYYANTFMPLALFIAVILFTSKLSNNTEIIAITNARVSFTRFLYPYFVGASLVTIISLGMNHFVVPNSSKERKKFEREYIKSNRQKHELKYVREFSLQLTDSTYIFIRSFDTESNSGYDFTSEVYDGIEMKSKLVADRISYKKTDSTSTFTLSNWKLRKIFKDRDSIFSGSKIDTVFNFTPRDLIYKSALAQEMPSGELQEFIGVSKKRGVKNLNAYLVEFYKRTSLPIASYILTIIAVALAFRKRRGGTGVNLAIGIGLMFMYVFLMKIAEVLGAVAGVNSLLYVWLPNIVFGCVAIYLYYNARK; encoded by the coding sequence TTGAAAATAATAGACTGGTACATATTAAAACGATTTTTGGTAACTTTCTTGTTCACCTTATTAATCTTGATTCCTATTGCTATTGCCATAGATATATCAGAAAAGATTGATAACTTTTTAGAGCATGCAGATTTAGGATTGTACCAAATTATAGATGAATATTACAAGAATTTTATCATCTATTATGCCAATACATTTATGCCTTTGGCATTATTTATTGCTGTAATTTTATTTACTTCTAAACTATCTAATAATACCGAAATTATTGCCATTACAAATGCAAGAGTTTCATTTACACGTTTTTTATATCCTTATTTTGTTGGAGCTAGTTTAGTAACAATTATTTCTTTAGGAATGAATCATTTTGTGGTTCCTAATAGTAGTAAGGAAAGAAAAAAGTTTGAAAGAGAGTATATTAAAAGTAACAGGCAAAAGCACGAGTTAAAATATGTAAGAGAATTTAGTTTGCAACTTACAGATAGCACCTACATCTTTATACGTAGTTTTGATACAGAATCTAATTCAGGTTATGATTTTACATCAGAAGTATATGATGGTATAGAAATGAAATCGAAACTAGTTGCTGATAGAATAAGTTATAAAAAAACCGATTCTACTTCTACTTTTACCTTATCTAATTGGAAATTACGTAAAATTTTTAAAGACAGAGATAGTATATTTTCAGGGAGTAAAATAGATACTGTTTTTAACTTTACACCAAGAGATTTAATTTATAAATCTGCCTTAGCACAAGAAATGCCTTCTGGAGAATTACAAGAATTTATTGGTGTTTCTAAAAAGAGAGGTGTTAAAAACTTAAATGCATATCTAGTAGAGTTTTATAAAAGAACAAGCTTACCAATAGCTTCTTATATTTTAACAATTATTGCTGTTGCTTTGGCTTTTAGAAAAAGAAGAGGTGGTACTGGAGTCAATTTGGCTATAGGAATTGGGCTCATGTTTATGTACGTTTTCTTAATGAAAATAGCTGAGGTTTTAGGTGCTGTTGCTGGTGTTAACTCTCTACTGTATGTTTGGCTTCCGAATATTGTTTTTGGCTGCGTAGCTATTTATCTCTACTATAATGCAAGAAAATAA
- a CDS encoding DMT family transporter, with protein sequence MQENKLNNYLQLHLIVFIWGFTAILGALISLDAIPLVWYRMSLAVLFIVLYFIIKKKSFKVDKKGLLKFFVTGVIIALHWIFFFKAIKVSNVSVALVTISTGAFFAALIEPIFYKRRINPLEMVLGLIVIFGLYIIFNFESQYKLGIIYALIASFLSALFSVFNGLFIKEYAANTISLYQLVFGVLFITVYLLVTNGFSVSFFIIPTSDWIYLLILSSICTAYAFIASVKIMKYISPYTVMLTINLEPIYAIVLALFIFGEKEKMNPEFYFGAFIVLFVVLLNGIIKNKTVIRNKIKAKTVRKK encoded by the coding sequence ATGCAAGAAAATAAGTTAAACAATTATTTACAGTTACACCTTATCGTTTTTATTTGGGGGTTTACTGCAATTTTAGGCGCATTAATTAGCTTAGATGCCATACCGTTAGTTTGGTACAGAATGTCTTTAGCGGTACTTTTTATTGTACTTTATTTTATTATCAAAAAAAAATCATTTAAAGTTGACAAAAAAGGACTTTTAAAGTTCTTTGTAACAGGAGTTATCATTGCCCTACATTGGATTTTTTTCTTTAAAGCCATAAAGGTTTCTAATGTTTCTGTTGCGCTAGTAACTATAAGTACTGGTGCATTTTTTGCCGCTTTAATAGAACCTATTTTCTATAAAAGAAGAATTAATCCATTAGAAATGGTGTTGGGCTTAATTGTTATTTTTGGGCTTTATATCATCTTTAATTTTGAGAGTCAATATAAATTAGGAATTATCTATGCGTTAATTGCATCTTTTTTAAGTGCATTGTTCTCTGTGTTTAATGGTCTTTTTATTAAAGAATATGCTGCAAATACAATATCATTATATCAATTAGTTTTTGGGGTGCTTTTTATAACTGTTTATCTTTTAGTTACAAATGGTTTCTCTGTCTCTTTTTTTATAATTCCAACTTCAGATTGGATATACCTTTTAATTTTAAGTAGTATCTGTACGGCGTATGCATTTATAGCTTCTGTTAAAATAATGAAATATATATCGCCATATACGGTAATGCTAACCATTAATTTAGAACCTATTTATGCAATTGTTTTAGCATTATTTATATTTGGTGAAAAAGAAAAAATGAATCCAGAATTTTATTTTGGAGCATTTATAGTACTCTTTGTAGTTTTATTAAACGGAATTATAAAGAATAAAACGGTGATAAGAAATAAAATTAAAGCAAAGACTGTTAGAAAAAAGTAA
- a CDS encoding acetyl-CoA carboxylase carboxyltransferase subunit alpha, whose amino-acid sequence MEYLDFEMPIKELLDQLDKCQIIGKESDVDVSATCKKIEKKLDKAKKDIYKNLTPWQRVQLSRHPNRPYTLDYIKAICGNTFMELHGDRNVKDDKAMIGGLGKIGDQSFMFIGQQKGYNTKTRQYRNFGMANPEGYRKALRLMKMAEKFGIPVVTLLDTPGAYPGLEAEERGQGEAIARNILEMTRLKTPIITVVIGEGASGGAVGIGVGDRVYMMENTWYTVISPESCSSILWRSWEYKEQAAAALKLTGTDMKKLKLIDGIIAEPIGGAHTDREGAFKAVQEQILTAFDELKDLNDTDLVSQRMDKYAAMGVYKE is encoded by the coding sequence ATGGAATATTTAGATTTTGAAATGCCTATTAAAGAGCTTTTAGATCAACTAGATAAATGCCAAATAATTGGTAAAGAAAGTGATGTAGATGTAAGTGCTACTTGTAAGAAAATCGAAAAGAAATTAGACAAAGCTAAGAAAGATATATATAAGAACTTAACACCTTGGCAAAGAGTTCAATTATCTAGACACCCTAATAGACCTTATACTTTAGATTATATTAAAGCTATTTGCGGAAACACCTTTATGGAGCTTCATGGAGATAGAAATGTAAAGGATGATAAAGCCATGATTGGTGGTTTGGGTAAAATTGGAGATCAGTCTTTTATGTTTATTGGTCAACAAAAAGGGTACAATACAAAAACGCGTCAGTATAGAAACTTTGGGATGGCAAACCCTGAAGGTTACAGAAAAGCGTTGCGTTTAATGAAAATGGCAGAGAAGTTTGGTATTCCTGTGGTTACTTTATTAGATACACCTGGTGCATATCCTGGTTTAGAAGCAGAAGAGCGTGGACAAGGAGAAGCTATTGCTAGAAATATTTTAGAAATGACTCGTTTAAAAACACCAATTATTACAGTTGTTATTGGAGAAGGAGCTTCTGGTGGTGCTGTAGGTATTGGAGTAGGTGATAGAGTTTATATGATGGAAAATACTTGGTATACTGTTATTTCTCCGGAATCTTGTTCTTCTATTTTATGGAGAAGTTGGGAATATAAAGAACAAGCTGCTGCTGCATTAAAGTTAACAGGTACAGATATGAAGAAGTTAAAATTAATTGACGGAATTATAGCTGAACCAATAGGTGGAGCGCATACTGATAGAGAAGGAGCTTTTAAAGCGGTACAAGAACAAATTCTTACTGCATTTGATGAGTTAAAAGATTTAAATGATACGGATTTAGTTTCTCAAAGAATGGATAAATATGCTGCAATGGGAGTTTACAAAGAGTAA